A genomic region of Deinococcus sp. KSM4-11 contains the following coding sequences:
- a CDS encoding MOSC domain-containing protein, with product MTIPRRVRVQTVLVAQPATVMIGSKATKTGIRKQPQPGRVDVLPAGLIGDHVLNVRHHGGPDQAVYVYTQPDLDAWTASLGTAPQPGAFGENVVLDALESADLSIGDRLEFMTPDGTPGLSLEVTAPRIPCATLAANVGDPDFVKRFTQMRRPGAYLRVLRAGAIGAGDVAALRPGPPGAPTIGDLFDLWYDRHPSREFLTSLLAYPLAVRFRRNVEERLARQR from the coding sequence ATGACGATTCCTCGGCGGGTGCGGGTGCAGACGGTGCTGGTGGCCCAGCCAGCGACGGTCATGATCGGGTCGAAGGCGACGAAGACTGGAATCCGCAAGCAGCCCCAGCCGGGCCGGGTGGACGTGTTGCCAGCCGGCCTGATAGGAGACCACGTGCTGAACGTCAGGCATCACGGCGGGCCGGATCAGGCCGTATATGTGTACACCCAGCCGGATCTGGACGCCTGGACGGCCTCGCTCGGGACAGCGCCGCAACCCGGCGCATTCGGAGAGAACGTCGTCCTGGACGCCCTGGAATCGGCCGACCTGAGCATCGGTGACCGCCTAGAGTTCATGACCCCGGACGGCACGCCCGGCCTGTCGCTGGAGGTCACGGCTCCCCGCATCCCCTGCGCCACGCTGGCCGCGAACGTGGGCGACCCGGACTTCGTGAAGCGCTTTACGCAGATGCGGCGGCCTGGCGCATATCTGCGTGTGCTCCGCGCGGGCGCCATCGGTGCCGGAGATGTGGCCGCCCTGCGGCCCGGCCCGCCCGGAGCGCCGACCATCGGCGACCTGTTCGACCTTTGGTACGACCGCCATCCCTCCCGCGAGTTCCTGACGTCCCTGCTGGCCTACCCGCTGGCCGTCCGGTTCCGCCGGAACGTCGAGGAGCGGCTCGCCCGGCAGAGGTAG
- a CDS encoding TSUP family transporter, translating into MPGPDVLLYGLPLAFLAGFIDAVAGGGGTITLPTLFLMGLTPAQVVATNKLLGIFGSGSSTVQYARKGHIEWPLVGRLVPLALAGSGLGALLVRFIDPAAFRTLVAVVILGVGLLVLVNKRFGLDDRYPGLTARVLALTIPGAFIVGVYDGFLGPGTGTFLMFLFALSGFNLVRSSGNARAINFATNLGAFIAFLIGGQMVFWIGLPMGVANALGAVVGARMAMLRGSAFVKWMYAVIVVLVAARLLFF; encoded by the coding sequence GTGCCCGGCCCCGATGTCCTGCTCTACGGTCTGCCTCTGGCCTTCCTGGCAGGCTTTATCGACGCCGTGGCGGGTGGGGGAGGCACCATCACGCTTCCCACCTTGTTCCTGATGGGTCTCACGCCCGCACAGGTGGTGGCGACCAATAAACTTCTGGGTATTTTCGGCTCTGGGAGCTCCACCGTACAGTACGCCCGCAAAGGGCATATCGAGTGGCCGCTGGTGGGCCGGCTGGTGCCGCTCGCCCTGGCGGGCAGTGGGCTGGGGGCCCTGCTGGTGCGCTTCATTGATCCGGCCGCGTTCCGGACGCTGGTCGCCGTGGTGATCCTGGGCGTGGGCCTCCTGGTGCTGGTGAACAAACGCTTCGGCCTGGACGACCGCTACCCCGGCCTCACCGCTCGCGTCCTGGCCCTGACCATTCCTGGTGCCTTCATCGTGGGTGTGTACGACGGCTTCCTCGGGCCGGGCACCGGCACCTTCCTGATGTTCCTGTTCGCGCTCTCGGGCTTCAACCTCGTGCGATCCAGCGGGAATGCCCGCGCCATCAACTTCGCGACGAACCTGGGCGCGTTCATCGCCTTCCTGATCGGCGGGCAGATGGTGTTCTGGATCGGCCTGCCGATGGGCGTCGCGAATGCCCTGGGCGCGGTGGTCGGAGCGCGGATGGCAATGCTGCGCGGCAGCGCCTTCGTGAAGTGGATGTACGCGGTGATCGTGGTTCTGGTGGCTGCCCGCCTGCTGTTCTTCTGA
- the purD gene encoding phosphoribosylamine--glycine ligase: protein MRVLVIGGGGREHAIVHACARAGHEVLCTPGNPGIASLARVVDSAQDAAALAALAATEAVDVVIVGPEAYLAAGVVDACRQVGIPAFGPTRDASRLEGDKAWSKAFMNRHSIPTAQHRAFTALDEALDYVEALPLPIVVKDAGLKAGKGVTIAHSVAEAGHALREIFTQEGAQAVVEDFMTGQEVTILALCDGTRYALTPPSQDHKTIFEGDTGPMTGGMGVICPFPVDVATMLAIRERIIEPTLAGMRAEGLEYRGVLYAGLMLTPTGPKVVEFNARFGDPEAEAVLPLLTSDLARHALDAALGHLDPAGVTFSELASATIILAAPGYPGEPERGIPLTLPTTEPHQVIYHAGTRLDGPRLVSHGGRVLAVTATAPTLARALGDAYALADRMEFPGAQLRRDIGGRIGVVPEPA, encoded by the coding sequence ATGCGCGTCCTGGTGATCGGTGGCGGGGGCCGCGAGCACGCCATCGTGCATGCCTGCGCCCGTGCGGGTCATGAGGTGCTGTGTACGCCCGGCAACCCCGGCATCGCCAGCCTGGCCCGCGTCGTGGACAGCGCCCAGGACGCGGCGGCGCTCGCCGCTCTGGCCGCGACTGAGGCGGTGGACGTCGTCATCGTCGGCCCCGAAGCGTACCTCGCGGCAGGTGTGGTGGACGCGTGCCGCCAGGTCGGGATTCCCGCCTTCGGCCCTACGCGGGACGCGAGCCGCCTGGAGGGCGACAAGGCCTGGAGCAAGGCCTTCATGAACCGCCACAGCATTCCCACTGCGCAGCACCGCGCATTCACTGCTCTGGACGAGGCGCTTGACTATGTGGAAGCGCTGCCTCTCCCCATTGTCGTGAAGGACGCGGGTCTGAAGGCCGGGAAGGGCGTGACCATCGCCCATTCCGTGGCTGAAGCCGGACACGCTCTGCGCGAGATCTTCACGCAGGAGGGTGCCCAGGCCGTGGTCGAGGACTTTATGACCGGCCAGGAGGTTACGATCCTCGCCTTATGTGACGGCACGCGGTACGCCCTGACGCCGCCCAGTCAGGATCACAAGACCATCTTCGAGGGCGATACCGGGCCCATGACCGGCGGCATGGGCGTCATCTGCCCCTTTCCGGTCGATGTGGCCACCATGCTGGCCATCCGCGAGCGGATCATCGAGCCTACGCTGGCGGGCATGCGCGCCGAGGGACTGGAGTACCGGGGCGTCCTGTACGCGGGCCTGATGCTCACGCCGACCGGGCCGAAGGTCGTTGAATTCAATGCCCGCTTCGGCGACCCGGAGGCGGAGGCCGTGCTGCCCCTGCTCACCTCTGACCTGGCCCGGCACGCGCTGGACGCGGCCTTGGGCCACCTCGACCCGGCCGGGGTGACCTTCAGCGAACTGGCGAGCGCCACGATCATCCTCGCTGCCCCCGGCTATCCCGGCGAGCCGGAGCGCGGCATTCCGCTCACGTTGCCCACCACGGAGCCGCATCAGGTCATCTATCACGCCGGAACCCGTCTGGACGGCCCCCGCCTCGTCAGTCACGGCGGCCGGGTGCTGGCCGTGACCGCCACTGCGCCCACCCTGGCCCGCGCGCTGGGCGACGCCTACGCCTTGGCCGACCGGATGGAGTTTCCGGGCGCGCAGTTGCGGCGGGACATAGGCGGGCGGATCGGCGTGGTGCCCGAACCCGCCTGA
- a CDS encoding acyltransferase, with product MTVHPLGRPLTAPAAQAPARVVRRRPSARASVDTFRGLTILEVIIHHSTGVALRHLQPGTAPYLAAEIINRTLHFAVPAFVFLSALVLTRSLLRRYNLRRYAFRRTLRAAWPYVLWTTLYALWYIWTGQRDAQSLQDPAQWRSWLLYGKASFHLYFLLVALEVYAVLPLLVLVARRRPRITDTLLVGIPLQIGIYFLNRYVLHLHYPTSSVLWYILPLLLGVSVGSRLREFPQWWLEHRWVLLALTVAVFAIYLPEALRFLRTGHATPVLFDALTWAYTTLVALNLLGLVWRMQLNPGLLQRWLARLGIVSLQVYLLHPAVLQFLEGWNPPHGSAAQVMTTLGVYLMIAVLIPALLAHMVRRTPVSLLLFGR from the coding sequence ATGACGGTTCACCCACTTGGCCGACCACTGACTGCCCCTGCAGCACAGGCACCCGCCCGCGTCGTGCGGCGGCGTCCGTCCGCGCGGGCCAGCGTGGACACCTTCCGGGGGCTGACGATCCTGGAAGTCATCATCCACCACTCGACCGGCGTGGCCCTGCGGCACCTCCAGCCGGGAACGGCTCCTTACCTCGCGGCCGAGATCATCAACCGCACGCTGCACTTCGCGGTGCCCGCCTTCGTGTTCCTGTCGGCGCTGGTGCTAACCCGCAGCCTGCTGCGGCGGTACAACCTGCGACGCTACGCGTTCCGGCGCACCCTGCGCGCCGCGTGGCCGTACGTGCTGTGGACTACGCTGTACGCCCTGTGGTACATCTGGACCGGGCAGCGTGATGCGCAGTCGCTTCAAGACCCGGCACAGTGGCGTTCGTGGCTGCTGTACGGGAAGGCGAGCTTCCACCTGTACTTCCTGCTGGTGGCCCTGGAGGTGTATGCCGTGCTGCCGCTGCTGGTGCTGGTGGCCCGGCGCCGCCCGCGCATCACGGACACGCTGCTGGTCGGTATTCCGTTGCAGATCGGGATCTATTTCCTGAACCGCTACGTGCTGCATCTGCATTACCCCACCAGCAGCGTCCTGTGGTACATCCTGCCGCTGCTGCTGGGCGTGTCGGTCGGGTCGCGCCTGCGCGAATTCCCGCAGTGGTGGCTGGAGCACCGCTGGGTGCTGCTGGCGCTGACCGTGGCCGTGTTCGCCATCTACCTGCCCGAGGCGCTGAGGTTCCTGCGCACGGGTCACGCCACACCGGTGCTGTTCGACGCACTCACCTGGGCCTACACCACCCTGGTCGCCCTGAACCTGCTGGGCCTGGTATGGCGCATGCAGCTCAATCCGGGCCTGCTGCAACGCTGGCTGGCCCGGCTGGGCATCGTCAGCCTTCAGGTGTACCTGCTGCATCCGGCCGTGCTGCAATTTCTGGAGGGCTGGAACCCGCCGCACGGTTCGGCCGCACAGGTCATGACCACCCTCGGCGTCTACCTGATGATCGCCGTGCTGATTCCCGCCCTCCTGGCCCACATGGTTCGGCGCACGCC
- a CDS encoding prephenate dehydrogenase — protein sequence MTADAAPVTPAPLFGTAVVAGVGLIGGSVALGLRQRFLARRVIGLDASMDVLREAEALGVVDEVRTAPGEWLQGADLVILAAPMRALIPLARELAPFLNPAALVTDVGSVKGGIAAEMERLGVRAFVAGHPMAGSERGGVAHANASLLENAVWVLTPTESTPLTALSRARLLVEHLGAAPVVMPPEAHDALVATISHLPYLASLAMTHMVARDERLSLLAAGGFRDLTRVASGDPRMSRDMVVENKDALKGALARFRKQLERLEADLEDPEELLAAALEGKRTRDSLPVVKRSLLPAKFDLVVAVPDKPNQIGAVTQALGAASVNIKDIEVLAIREEGGALRLGLESPEEVQRAATLLRAAGFEVRGRG from the coding sequence ATGACCGCCGACGCCGCGCCCGTGACGCCCGCCCCGCTGTTCGGCACCGCCGTCGTGGCGGGGGTGGGCCTGATCGGCGGCAGCGTCGCGCTGGGCCTGAGGCAGCGCTTCCTGGCGCGGCGCGTGATCGGCCTGGACGCCAGCATGGACGTGCTGCGCGAGGCCGAGGCGCTGGGCGTGGTGGACGAAGTGCGCACCGCGCCCGGCGAGTGGCTGCAGGGTGCAGATCTGGTGATCCTCGCCGCCCCGATGAGGGCATTGATTCCCCTGGCCCGCGAACTCGCTCCATTCCTGAACCCGGCCGCGCTGGTGACGGATGTGGGCAGCGTGAAGGGCGGCATTGCCGCCGAGATGGAGCGGCTCGGCGTGCGGGCTTTCGTGGCCGGACACCCCATGGCCGGCAGCGAGCGTGGCGGCGTGGCCCACGCGAATGCCTCACTGCTGGAGAACGCCGTGTGGGTGCTCACACCGACCGAGTCCACGCCCCTGACGGCGCTGAGCCGCGCCCGACTGCTGGTGGAACACCTGGGGGCCGCGCCCGTCGTGATGCCGCCGGAAGCGCACGACGCGCTGGTCGCCACCATCAGCCATCTGCCGTACCTGGCGAGTCTGGCCATGACCCACATGGTCGCCCGCGACGAACGCCTGAGTCTGCTGGCCGCCGGTGGGTTCCGCGACCTGACGCGCGTGGCGAGCGGCGACCCTCGCATGAGCCGGGACATGGTCGTCGAGAACAAGGACGCGCTCAAGGGCGCCCTGGCCCGCTTCCGCAAGCAGCTGGAGCGCCTGGAAGCCGATCTCGAGGATCCAGAGGAACTGCTGGCCGCCGCGCTGGAGGGCAAACGCACGCGTGACAGCCTGCCGGTCGTGAAACGCAGCCTGCTGCCCGCCAAGTTCGATCTGGTGGTGGCCGTGCCGGACAAGCCCAACCAGATCGGGGCGGTCACGCAGGCGCTCGGGGCGGCCAGCGTGAACATCAAGGATATCGAGGTGCTCGCCATCCGCGAGGAAGGTGGCGCCCTCAGACTAGGCCTGGAAAGTCCCGAGGAAGTGCAGCGGGCGGCGACCCTGCTGCGCGCCGCGGGCTTCGAGGTTCGCGGGAGAGGCTGA
- a CDS encoding ABC transporter substrate-binding protein — MKKALTLALALMGSGAFAAPFVLPAAWMAQNPSEAKTGGEFRQSSISDFKTFNPFTTAEAGNIPDLISGLVGLYTQDPTNDKFIPQMADAMPTISNNGKRFVVKIRQGMKFSDGQAITADDWVTTFKLHTDDKIGSNSYDNFFLNDKPITVKKLDTYTLQFDFPQVSASALNRMSYTPWPDHIFGPVYKSKGADGIKAMWGLSTAPSTVVSPGPWTISSYSAGQRTVLKKNPAFGEWFKDGAGKPLPYLDTESFTIVKDLNADLAAYLAGQIDVFGASKADDLAQIKKAIDGGNLKATLVPNVGPNSTSQWIVFNWNKAGDATKQKLFRDVRFRQAMSHIANRQAMIQLALGGLGSEVYSGVYPVFKNYQYASTPTYKYDLAAATKLLNQMGYTKKNSDGYLVDKAGKVLEFTLTTNSGNNVREQLGQIFRDEAKKVGVKVNFTPVDFNTLVGQLLAKGADRPFDAILLGLSGGDNIWPYGSNVVPCGGNLHAYNVPSDGKCLNAQENLMTKLYYQGDQTLDDDARRKIGEQLSKVEGQNLGFIYLVATNYHVTYNNRLGGEYKRDLWDSYYGSRPGTGLTTFIK; from the coding sequence ATGAAGAAAGCCCTGACCCTTGCTCTTGCCCTGATGGGAAGCGGTGCCTTCGCGGCGCCGTTCGTGCTGCCGGCGGCCTGGATGGCGCAAAACCCCAGCGAAGCCAAGACCGGCGGCGAGTTCCGTCAGTCGAGCATCTCCGACTTCAAGACCTTCAACCCCTTCACGACCGCCGAAGCCGGCAACATCCCGGATCTCATCTCCGGTCTCGTTGGGCTGTACACGCAGGATCCCACCAACGACAAGTTCATCCCACAGATGGCGGATGCGATGCCGACCATCAGCAACAACGGCAAGAGATTCGTCGTGAAGATCCGCCAGGGCATGAAGTTCAGCGACGGCCAGGCCATCACTGCCGACGACTGGGTCACCACCTTCAAGCTCCACACTGACGACAAGATTGGCAGCAACTCCTACGACAACTTCTTCCTGAACGACAAGCCGATCACGGTCAAGAAGCTCGACACCTACACGCTGCAGTTCGACTTCCCGCAGGTGAGCGCCAGCGCCCTGAACCGCATGTCCTATACGCCCTGGCCCGACCATATCTTCGGGCCGGTGTACAAGAGCAAGGGCGCCGACGGCATCAAGGCGATGTGGGGCCTGAGCACTGCTCCTTCGACCGTCGTCTCGCCTGGCCCCTGGACCATCAGCAGCTACTCCGCTGGGCAGCGCACGGTGCTCAAGAAGAACCCCGCTTTCGGCGAGTGGTTCAAAGATGGCGCCGGGAAGCCCCTGCCGTACCTCGACACCGAGAGCTTCACGATCGTGAAGGATCTCAACGCGGATCTTGCCGCCTACCTGGCCGGACAGATCGACGTTTTCGGCGCGAGCAAGGCCGACGACCTCGCCCAGATCAAGAAGGCCATCGACGGCGGCAACCTCAAGGCGACGCTGGTGCCGAACGTCGGCCCGAACTCCACGTCCCAGTGGATCGTCTTCAACTGGAACAAGGCGGGCGACGCCACCAAGCAGAAGCTGTTCCGCGACGTGCGCTTCCGTCAGGCCATGAGCCACATCGCCAACCGTCAGGCCATGATCCAGCTCGCGCTGGGCGGCCTGGGCAGCGAGGTTTACTCCGGCGTGTACCCGGTCTTCAAGAACTACCAGTACGCCAGCACGCCCACCTACAAGTACGATCTGGCGGCGGCCACCAAACTGCTGAACCAGATGGGCTACACCAAGAAGAACAGCGACGGCTACCTGGTCGACAAGGCCGGGAAGGTGCTGGAATTCACCCTGACCACCAACTCCGGCAACAACGTCCGTGAGCAGCTCGGCCAGATCTTCCGCGACGAGGCCAAGAAGGTCGGCGTGAAGGTGAACTTCACCCCGGTGGACTTCAACACCCTGGTTGGCCAGCTGCTGGCCAAGGGCGCGGATCGTCCCTTCGACGCGATCCTGCTGGGACTCTCCGGCGGCGACAACATCTGGCCCTACGGCAGCAACGTGGTGCCCTGTGGCGGCAACCTGCACGCCTACAACGTGCCCAGCGACGGCAAGTGCCTGAACGCCCAGGAAAACCTGATGACCAAGCTGTACTACCAGGGAGACCAGACCCTCGACGACGATGCCCGCCGCAAGATCGGCGAGCAGCTCTCCAAGGTCGAGGGGCAGAACCTGGGCTTCATCTACCTGGTGGCCACGAACTACCACGTCACATACAACAACCGCCTCGGCGGCGAGTACAAACGTGACCTGTGGGATTCCTACTACGGCTCACGTCCGGGCACCGGCCTGACGACCTTCATCAAGTAA
- a CDS encoding RNHCP domain-containing protein, with the protein MTAGGGEGGRRFTVLGTNNAFVCGHCGRQVAPLRNGSVRNHCPHCLHSLHVDIQPGDRASTCHGLMVPVAVEQSGKKGWVLVHRCTRCGFVGRNRAALDDPDQPDDWDALIAISTRPPV; encoded by the coding sequence GTGACGGCGGGCGGAGGAGAGGGCGGACGGCGCTTCACGGTACTGGGCACCAACAATGCGTTCGTCTGTGGACACTGTGGCCGCCAGGTCGCCCCGCTGCGCAACGGTAGTGTCCGCAACCACTGTCCGCACTGTCTGCACAGCCTGCATGTGGATATCCAGCCCGGCGACCGCGCCAGTACGTGCCACGGCCTGATGGTGCCTGTGGCCGTCGAGCAGAGCGGGAAGAAGGGCTGGGTGCTGGTGCATCGCTGCACCAGATGCGGCTTCGTGGGCCGCAACCGCGCCGCCCTGGACGATCCCGACCAGCCAGACGACTGGGACGCCCTGATCGCCATCAGCACCCGGCCACCCGTCTGA
- a CDS encoding ABC transporter permease yields MIPFLVRRLVQAIPTLLLSSLLIFFVISLAPGDFLTPARLNPNISQARLDALTHNFGLDKPLVEQYFLWLKNILHGEFGLSFSYQAPVWNIMIPRIANSLWLVLLITVVFYGIAIPVGVFGAVRQNSLGDRSVNVFMYFLLGFPSFFLALIALYALLQIIFATHWAIPIGGMTSADHDTLSPGGKIWDVFRHLLVPGILLGIHSTAGLSRYVRALMLEVMNSDYIRTARAKGVSESSAIWKHTFRNAILPIVAGIGGELPGLISGAGFIEVVFAYPGITPMLLDALNAQDLYLIAGFTMMTTILLIIGNAISDMLLAFVDPRVKLG; encoded by the coding sequence ATGATTCCCTTCCTTGTCAGGCGACTGGTTCAGGCGATTCCCACGCTGCTGCTGTCCAGTCTCCTGATCTTTTTCGTGATCTCACTGGCCCCGGGAGATTTCCTGACCCCGGCGCGGCTGAACCCGAACATCTCCCAGGCCCGCCTGGACGCCCTGACGCACAATTTCGGGCTGGACAAGCCGCTGGTCGAGCAGTATTTCCTGTGGCTCAAGAACATCCTGCACGGCGAATTCGGCCTGTCCTTCTCGTATCAGGCGCCGGTGTGGAACATCATGATCCCGCGCATCGCCAATTCGCTGTGGCTGGTGCTGCTCATCACCGTCGTGTTCTACGGCATTGCCATCCCGGTCGGCGTGTTCGGGGCCGTCCGGCAGAACAGCCTGGGCGACCGCAGCGTCAACGTGTTCATGTACTTCCTGCTGGGATTCCCGAGCTTCTTCCTGGCGCTGATCGCCCTGTATGCACTGTTGCAGATCATCTTCGCGACGCACTGGGCCATCCCGATCGGGGGCATGACCAGCGCAGATCACGACACCCTGTCTCCCGGCGGCAAGATCTGGGACGTGTTCAGACACCTGCTGGTTCCTGGAATCCTGCTTGGCATTCATTCCACGGCGGGACTCTCGCGGTACGTCCGCGCCCTGATGCTCGAGGTCATGAATTCCGACTACATCCGCACCGCCCGCGCCAAGGGGGTCAGCGAGTCGTCGGCCATCTGGAAGCACACCTTCCGCAACGCCATCCTGCCCATCGTGGCAGGGATCGGCGGTGAACTGCCCGGACTGATCAGTGGGGCCGGGTTCATCGAGGTGGTCTTCGCCTATCCGGGCATCACACCCATGCTGCTCGACGCCCTGAATGCCCAGGATCTGTACCTGATCGCGGGCTTCACCATGATGACGACCATTCTGCTGATCATCGGCAATGCCATCAGCGACATGCTGCTTGCCTTCGTCGATCCGCGCGTGAAACTGGGGTGA
- the msrA gene encoding peptide-methionine (S)-S-oxide reductase MsrA → MTQTSTPTGDPSTSAFSHAILAGGCFWCTEAVMKDVRGVATVESGYIGGHVAKPDYRSVCTGTTGHAEAVRVTFDPAQVSYEDLLGLFFATHDPTSLNRQGADTGTQYRSAIFPLNAEQERQAREVIANLDKEQVFDRPIVTSIEPATTFHVAEDYHQDYYARNPGQGYCMAVIAPKVAKLRKYYGDKLRA, encoded by the coding sequence ATGACCCAGACCTCCACTCCGACTGGTGATCCCTCGACCTCGGCCTTCTCGCATGCGATCCTCGCCGGCGGTTGTTTCTGGTGCACCGAGGCCGTCATGAAGGACGTCCGCGGCGTCGCCACCGTCGAGAGCGGCTACATCGGCGGGCACGTGGCCAAGCCCGATTACCGCAGCGTGTGCACGGGCACGACCGGCCACGCCGAGGCTGTGCGCGTGACCTTCGACCCTGCCCAGGTCAGTTACGAGGATCTGCTGGGCCTGTTCTTCGCCACGCACGATCCCACCAGCCTCAACCGCCAGGGGGCGGATACCGGCACGCAGTACCGCAGCGCGATCTTCCCGCTGAACGCCGAGCAGGAACGGCAGGCCCGCGAGGTCATCGCGAACCTGGACAAGGAGCAGGTGTTCGACCGGCCCATCGTGACCTCAATCGAACCGGCCACCACCTTCCACGTGGCTGAGGACTACCATCAGGACTACTACGCCCGCAATCCGGGCCAGGGCTACTGCATGGCGGTCATTGCCCCGAAGGTTGCCAAACTCCGCAAGTACTACGGCGACAAACTGCGCGCCTGA
- a CDS encoding MBL fold metallo-hydrolase, translating to MPGVIASYVFDTGDGLAVVDTGPTSTLGPLEAGLAGLGATLDDVRHLLLTHIHFDHAGAAGTILARVPFARAYVHERGAPHLASPERLYASARQIYGEHMERLWGEMRPIDPERLTILNGGETLKVGTHHIQVAYTPGHAVHHVTYRDGPELYVGDVAGVRLTTDQTTRAPTPPPDIDLERWRDSVSGLRAQDVERLHLAHFGTHAQEPAHWDGLLATMDIDAGRVRAGLDAGQDFETISAAFSATLMAELAAEGPDLPARYDFACPPWMSVQGLMRYWQRRAARPQSVGD from the coding sequence ATGCCGGGCGTGATCGCGTCCTACGTGTTCGACACCGGCGATGGCCTGGCGGTCGTGGATACCGGGCCGACGAGCACGCTCGGTCCGCTGGAGGCTGGCCTGGCTGGCCTGGGCGCCACCCTGGACGACGTGCGGCACCTGCTGCTGACCCACATCCACTTCGATCACGCGGGCGCGGCGGGCACCATCCTGGCGCGCGTCCCTTTTGCGCGAGCCTACGTGCACGAGCGCGGCGCTCCCCACCTCGCCAGCCCGGAGCGCCTGTATGCCAGCGCCCGGCAGATCTACGGCGAGCACATGGAGCGGCTGTGGGGCGAGATGCGGCCCATCGATCCGGAGCGCCTGACTATCCTGAACGGTGGCGAGACCCTGAAAGTCGGGACTCACCACATTCAGGTGGCGTACACGCCCGGACACGCCGTACACCACGTCACCTACCGCGACGGACCGGAACTCTACGTGGGGGACGTCGCGGGCGTGCGCCTCACCACCGACCAGACCACCCGCGCCCCCACGCCTCCGCCGGATATCGACCTGGAACGCTGGCGCGACAGCGTATCGGGGCTGCGCGCACAGGACGTGGAACGCCTGCACCTCGCTCACTTCGGCACGCATGCCCAGGAACCTGCCCACTGGGACGGCCTGCTGGCCACCATGGACATTGACGCGGGCCGCGTCCGGGCCGGACTGGACGCCGGGCAGGACTTCGAGACCATCTCGGCGGCATTCAGCGCGACTCTGATGGCCGAACTCGCGGCCGAGGGCCCGGACCTCCCCGCCCGCTATGACTTCGCATGTCCCCCGTGGATGAGCGTGCAGGGCCTGATGCGCTACTGGCAGCGGCGCGCCGCCCGCCCCCAGTCGGTGGGCGACTGA
- the secG gene encoding preprotein translocase subunit SecG, with product MILNLFLVLFAVTCLALVFFVLLQTPKQAGLSASMASGGSLLGGRGVEGGIVRVTSVLGGLFMLLAILISFISR from the coding sequence CTGATCCTGAATCTCTTCCTCGTGCTCTTCGCCGTCACCTGCCTGGCGCTGGTGTTCTTCGTACTGTTGCAGACGCCCAAGCAGGCTGGTCTGTCGGCCAGCATGGCCTCGGGCGGCTCGCTGCTCGGCGGGCGTGGCGTGGAGGGCGGCATCGTGCGCGTGACGAGTGTGCTGGGCGGCCTCTTTATGCTGCTGGCCATCCTGATTTCGTTTATCTCCCGCTGA